The following is a genomic window from Halorubellus sp. JP-L1.
GCACGCGGACGTCGACCTCGAGCGAACGGTAGCGGCCGCTCCAGACGACGACTGACCGCGAACGGTCGAACGCTCGAAGACAGACGGACGGATGGACGTGCCGACGACCGATCTGCTGGACGCACCCGCCGCAGTCGGTGGATCAGGTCGCTTCGACGTGGACGCTACCGCCGGCTTCGACGTGCACGTCGTATCCGTGGTACGTGAAGGAGAGTTCGAGGGAGTCGGTCGCGTCGCTCCGTTCGTTCGACTCGACGAGTGCGTTCAGGAGGTCGCCGTCGAGGACGTCGTACAGTGGGGGGTCGAGGTCGACCGGCTCCACCCCTTCCTCGTCGGCGACGGCCTGGACGATACGTTGGGTCGTGTCGCCCAAACCCTTGGAATCCACGCTCATCACGTCCTATTTGCCGAGGTTCGAGCATAAACATTCGGCCTACTACGCATCTATCCCGCCGGGAAATAACGTCTGACGCAGGTCGGACGTCCAAGCGTGGTGTGTAATCATTGGTCGTGTTACTCGTCGTTGCGGGAGGCCTTTCGATCGGCGAACTCTCTGAACTGGCGTCGACTACTCTACTCTCAACTGAGCGGTCACGGCGATCTCGTGCACGGAGAACGCCCCAACGCGTCGTTCACGTCGTCTCGGTCCGCTGGGCGAAGTTCCCGGCGGTGTC
Proteins encoded in this region:
- a CDS encoding HalOD1 output domain-containing protein — protein: MSVDSKGLGDTTQRIVQAVADEEGVEPVDLDPPLYDVLDGDLLNALVESNERSDATDSLELSFTYHGYDVHVEAGGSVHVEAT